From Aegilops tauschii subsp. strangulata cultivar AL8/78 chromosome 5, Aet v6.0, whole genome shotgun sequence:
GTAAGACCAATGAATGTAACCCACAAAGAGTAGACAGGTGAAATGATGTTGGAGTGTTCAGATCCATTGGAAGCTAACTGGAGCAAACATACAAGATAAAAATAGAACAGTAAATAAACAGAAGAGATATCCAAGCACGAACAGAAGGTGAAGTATACTAACTTCTCCATAAATGGCCCATTTCCATAGAAGTGGGTAATCACTGGCAGAGCCAACCGGAGCAAACCAGGACGAGCAAATCTGGCCCTTAAGCTTATGCATAGGCAATTGCTTTGAAATCAGTCTCTTGTCCTCATTTTGCTTTCTCCATAGTGAAAATGCAACCAAGCTAGCAGTTCTACGATCAAAAGATTGGTCCCTTGAAAGAGTCCTGTTACTACAGTGGCTGTAGAACACGCAGCAAGCTATACTTATCACCTGTGATGTGACAGAAAATGCAAATCTTAGAAAAGTCACACGTATATAAAGAAGATGAACGGAACACCTGAACCATTGTATGCCAAAAATCTTACTGCACAATTTTGGACTATAGTAAGCATCTCTGGCTTTTTCTGTGCCATGCGAGAAACTAAGATCCAAATACCAGAGTCCAAGAAATATGACGTGGAAGATGATAAAGAAAACTAGAGAGGAAATATAAACAGCGAGGAAGAGGGAAAGATTCATCCTCAAATCCAACCCCATTGACTGAAAACTAGGGCGATGGTTAATGCGGCCAAGAATATCCAAGCAACGTACCTGCATTCAGAAACAGCCTCAGGTAACTAATACATGTTGTTTTACTTAAAATTATCTTTTCACAGACTCAAGAGATTGCTTACCAACGACTAAAGTTTGAATAGTCTGGCTTGATAGTCTTTCTAATCATGAAATGTCTCGAGTTCTTATGTGGGTATGGGTATCCATGAGTCAGAATGGTCCTAACCCTCTCCATTTTAAGGGATTCAACCAGACGACCAGAGGGCTGCTTATGGAGCTTTTCTATTCCCATAAAAATAACTGTTCACCAAGTTGGTGATAGTTCATACTCCTATTCAAAGCAACCAAGTCGGTGAAACTTCCAGAACCGTGGCCAGATCTGCATGCATAAAGAAACAATTGTCACAATCTGACTAAATGGAGATAAGAAAAACCAACTTGTGAAAGAAAtcacaaatcatgtaaatggaCAAATCTGCTATAAAGTGGACATAGGGGGATATCCTACAAATGTATCTCAGTAGCTCAAAAGTAAATCATTTAATTACTTAAGTCGCCTAAGTAAACGAATCCGAGGAGATAGAGACAAAGGAAACAAAAAAGAAAGTATGCGTAGACAAACTGCAGGAGCCCATTAAGCACATGGATTCCTTGGGAAAGGGACAGGAGGCAATCATTAGCAGAGACAGAAACCTAGTCTTAATCGAGACATTATTATGAAGCAAAGGCAGATCTAACAGGATGGAACTTGTCCCCATTACAATTTCCCCCTGAAATCTTGATAAGACCACGGCTACATAAGTGAAAGTCTGAAACCATATCCACTGTCCAGCAGTTGCAATTAAAATGGACATGGCCAGGCCAACAATTCTACTACTAGGAAATTACAGAGTGCGATGAGGCCTGTGCTCTAGTAAAAGGAATTATAGAGAACAAAGAGGCAAATCTGGTTGGCCCAAAGAGACAGACAAATAAAGGGAGTAGCAATCTCGTTTATATACAAATACTACATAGTACACCGTATCTAGGAGAGGAACATAGATCGTAGTAACCCCTTTTGTTTTGGGTCCCCTGGATCGATATGCCGGCGACGAACTTGAGAAAGCACAGCGAGTAAACAACACAGGTATCCAGGAGGAGAAACTGACACTATGATAACTAAACTAAACTGGTGGGGGAGGTGTAGAAAGCAGAGCTGAattgcgcgcgcgcgcgcacaaaAGCTCTGTCCCAAGATCCGCGGCCCTAAGCCCCTAACCCCAATCCAAGCAAGACGGAACAGCAGCAGGAAAGGGAGGTGGCTTACCAAGTAAGTAACGATGATCCGGGAAGCAGGGGACGAACGCCTCTGGCCTGTGGTGAAATTCAATTCGGGAAGGTGGGGAAATCTTTGGCAGAGGAATCTGCCCTCCCCGCTGCGCCTTCTCTGGTCATGTAATGTATGTAGCTTGCCGGCCGGGTGAGTGCGGTGGCGGTACAGTGGTGGTGTCACGTCCGaataaagcagcagcagcagcagcatcctAATCTCAATCTCTGGTTGGTCGGCGTCCGGAGCCAAACTCTCTTCACTTTTGATACAGGATACAGCAAGGGTCCATTCGGTGGGGGTGAGGGAACAAGACAGTACAGTAGGTGAGATGCTGAGAGAACAGGAGGTGAAAGTTCAGAGCCTCTCCTGCTAATCCACATCTAGTCTACACTCTAGACTTATAGTACCTTCCATCCGTCTATCGACACGTCGACCATGGAAGCTTTATTCCTCTTTCCTTTTGCACACATGGCTTGTCTCGGCATTATTCCCTCTCCTCTCGCACTGCACTGGTTCCATGCATGTTTTTCGGTACTCAGCGAAAATGCATACCGCCTGAGCCCTAAGCTTAAGAATGGCCAAATGATTCAACTTGTTCACAACATTAGTAGTAATCTTGATAGGCATATATAGTGCTCCTGGCCTtctatttttgttttgttttttctaaTGTTTGACCCATCTGCAGGTTTTTACAGTGGAATTAGTCCAGGTGTTACTGGTTCACTTGCTACAGCTACAACATATTTTGCTGTTATTCTCTTGAATCCGCTAAGACATGGCTGGACCACGCTAATCCCAATCTAAGAGGTCATTTTTATTGCTAAAGGAATTGGTGAGGATTTTGGTGGCACTTTGCTTTGGCATTGTGATTGTGATGTACTACCTGATTACGTAAACTCTGTGCTGGCtagtaccccgcaaaaaaaaaactcTATCGTGGCTAGCGATTAAGTGCTTGGAGCATCGTTTTCAGACTTTCAGTTTGGTCGCTATCTGGATGCGGATCGTGGGTGTAGTTCCTGGTGTCCAAGCCTTGTTTGCGTTGTTCATTGCAACTATGTACAGGGTATTCTCTTGTAATAAATTTAGACGCAACTCTTCAAAACTTCTGATGTAATATTTTTATTCTGTTTGGTTCAGTGGTTGTGAGTTGGTTGCAGAAATTTGCCAATTCGTTAAATCTTGCCATGATCAGGTATAAATTATGTAGATATTCATACAAACCAAAATCCCTTGATATTGCAGGCTGAGAAGAATCCGAAACCCAGTATATTCCATACCACCAATTCAGTTAAATCTTGCCATGATCCAACTCTTCAACTGACTCAACTGACATGATAGAAGTTACAACAATAATAACTACCAGGTTGTCTTTTTAATACTTACTAAACTATCAACTTGGCCCTCTGACCTTTACTCCTCTGTTAGTGACAAGATGATACGCTTGTTGGAGGTGGCTGCTGCTGCGGACTCCACGTAACattcctggtttattggtcccattagtattttgtgccaaactttgactata
This genomic window contains:
- the LOC120965291 gene encoding uncharacterized protein — translated: MAQKKPEMLTIVQNCAVISIACCVFYSHCSNRTLSRDQSFDRRTASLVAFSLWRKQNEDKRLISKQLPMHKLKGQICSSWFAPVGSASDYPLLWKWAIYGELASNGSEHSNIISPVYSLWVTFIGLTWPIMSWSGQLDGL